A DNA window from Hordeum vulgare subsp. vulgare chromosome 1H, MorexV3_pseudomolecules_assembly, whole genome shotgun sequence contains the following coding sequences:
- the LOC123433241 gene encoding uncharacterized protein LOC123433241 isoform X2 has translation MAASVREASMRILRPAGEGLRRLIHAPQHSGSISVFGEGYRATQIQQSKEDLYNLIADAQANSAASQEDKMVLKTLCTHVKPRPHDPQWRRITTAKKKTVEQCRLPESVAQQGAQKP, from the exons ATGGCGGCTTCCGTCCGCGAGGCGTCGATGAGGATCCTGCGTCCGGCGGGTGAGGGGCTTCGCCGGCTCATCCACGCCCCGCAG CATTCCGGATCCATCAGTGTCTTTGGGGAAGGCTACCGCGCAACGCAAATCCAGCAGTCAAAAGAGGACCTGTATAATCTCATCGCTGACGCCCAGGCCAATTCTGCGGCTTCTCAGGAAGACAAAATGGTGCTCAAGACTCTCTGCACACATGTCAAGCCCAGACCACATGACCCTCAATG GCGCCGGATAACTACTGCCAAGAAG AAGACAGTGGAGCAATGCAGGCTGCCTGAGAGTGTGGCCCAGCAAGGGGCGCAGAAGCCTTAG
- the LOC123433241 gene encoding uncharacterized protein LOC123433241 isoform X1: MAASVREASMRILRPAGEGLRRLIHAPQHSGSISVFGEGYRATQIQQSKEDLYNLIADAQANSAASQEDKMVLKTLCTHVKPRPHDPQWRRITTAKKVTKWTATSIVLATCAIAFPALANRPDYRVTTACEQKTVEQCRLPESVAQQGAQKP, encoded by the exons ATGGCGGCTTCCGTCCGCGAGGCGTCGATGAGGATCCTGCGTCCGGCGGGTGAGGGGCTTCGCCGGCTCATCCACGCCCCGCAG CATTCCGGATCCATCAGTGTCTTTGGGGAAGGCTACCGCGCAACGCAAATCCAGCAGTCAAAAGAGGACCTGTATAATCTCATCGCTGACGCCCAGGCCAATTCTGCGGCTTCTCAGGAAGACAAAATGGTGCTCAAGACTCTCTGCACACATGTCAAGCCCAGACCACATGACCCTCAATG GCGCCGGATAACTACTGCCAAGAAGGTGACCAAGTGGACTGCAACATCAATTGTGCTTGCTACTTGTGCGATCGCTTTCCCTGCCTTAGCCAACCGCCCTGACTATCGTGTTACTACTGCATGTGAGCAGAAGACAGTGGAGCAATGCAGGCTGCCTGAGAGTGTGGCCCAGCAAGGGGCGCAGAAGCCTTAG